The stretch of DNA CTTCAAGTAAAGGTTGAAGGGTTCGGTGGGGTTCAGGTAGACCAGTTGCTCGCTCTTGTGATGGGCCCGCAGCGCCGCCACCACCGGCGCCTGCACGTAGGCGTAGATCCGCTCGGCGTAGTACCAGGCCGCCCCGAAGCCCACCCCAACCGCCAGCAACGAGTAGATGATGCGCCGGCGCAGTTCCTCCAGGTGCTCCAGGAAGCTCATGCCGGGCAGTTCCGGCCGGGTGGAGGGAGGCTCAGGCGCCGCCGCTGTCTCAAGCGCCATGCCGCTCCTCGGGCTCCGCGGAGGGGGCCGTCATGCTTTCCCCGGAACCGTTGCTCGGGGCGGCCGCGGGATGCGGGGCATCGTAGGCCGGGCTATCACGCGGGATGGTTTCCAGGGCGATGGGCTTGGGCTCAGGCGGGTCCGGCGGCGCGATCTTCTTGCGCGCTTCTTCGCTTTCCATGTTGCGGATCTCGTCTTCGAGTTGCGACTTGAACTCGTTGCTGGCCCGCTTGAACTGGGTCAGGGCCTCGCCGATCTGACGGCCGATCTCCGGCAACCTCTTCGGGCCGAATACCAGCAGGGCCACGAAGAAGATGAAGATCATCTCCGAGAAACCGAGGTTCATAGGCAGATGATACCAGCAGGGCGGCGGGTGGAAGGGCGTACCGACTTGCCGTCCGGCTCATTCCCATCCGCCTTCCGGCTCTGAAATCCCGCACCCGCCGAGGTATCCGACGCATCTTACAACCTAAGCAGCGGGAAAAGCAGGGCTTAGAAGCGCGCTTCCCGTGCTATACTGCGGGAAAGTGGGACGATTTTTGTCCTCCCTGCTGAAGGAACCCGAAACATGGCCGGTCGTTCTCGTCGCTCTCTCCTTCTGATCGTCTTTGTCATCCTGTTTTGTGGCGCACTGGGAGCTGTTTTTGGACAGCGGGTGACCGGCTCCGCCCAGAACAGCGACGCCGACATCCGCGACAGCCTGCGCGAATTCTCGCAGGTGTACGACGTCGTGGAGCAGAACTATGCCGAGCCGGTGAACGCCGACAAGGCCATCTATAACGGCGCCATCCCGGGCATGCTCCACGTGCTCGATCCGCACTCCAATTTCTTCGATCCCAAGTCCTATTCCCTGCTCCGCGAGGAGCAGCGCGGCAAGTACTACGGCGTGGGCATGCAGGTGGGGCCGCGCAACAACAAGGTCATCGTGATCGCGCCCTTCGTGGGCACGCCCGCCTATCGCGCCGGCATCCGGCCCGGCGACGTCATCATTGCGGTGGACGGTAAGCCCACCGACAACCTGACCACCAGCGAAGTGGCCGAGTTGCTGAAAGGCCCCAAGGGGACCACCGTCCGCATCACCATCTTGCGCGAAGGCTCGGAGAAGCCGCTGGAATTCAAAGTCGTCCGCGACGAGATCCCGCGCGCCAGCGTCGATCTGCACTTCATGATCAAGCCGGGCATCGGATACATGCACGTCTCCGGCTTCAATGAGACCACCGACAAAGAGGTCGCGGAGGCGCTCGACGCCTTCGGCGATCTGAAGGGCCTGGTGCTCGACCTGCGCCAGAATCCCGGCGGGCTGCTGAGCGAGGGCGTCGGAGTGGCCGACAAGTTCCTGCCCAAGGGCGCGGTCATCGTCTCCCACCACGGCCGCTCCAGCCCGGAGAAGGTCTACCGCGCCGCCCACGGCAACGGCGGCAAGGACTTCCCGCTGGTCGTGCTGGTGAACCGCGGGACCGCTTCGGCGGCCGAGATCGTCGCCGGCGCCATCCAGGACCACGACCGCGGCCTGATCGTCGGCGAGACCACCTTCGG from Terriglobales bacterium encodes:
- a CDS encoding S41 family peptidase translates to MAGRSRRSLLLIVFVILFCGALGAVFGQRVTGSAQNSDADIRDSLREFSQVYDVVEQNYAEPVNADKAIYNGAIPGMLHVLDPHSNFFDPKSYSLLREEQRGKYYGVGMQVGPRNNKVIVIAPFVGTPAYRAGIRPGDVIIAVDGKPTDNLTTSEVAELLKGPKGTTVRITILREGSEKPLEFKVVRDEIPRASVDLHFMIKPGIGYMHVSGFNETTDKEVAEALDAFGDLKGLVLDLRQNPGGLLSEGVGVADKFLPKGAVIVSHHGRSSPEKVYRAAHGNGGKDFPLVVLVNRGTASAAEIVAGAIQDHDRGLIVGETTFGKGLVQTVYPLSENTGLALTTAKYYTPSGRLIQRDYTGVSLYDYYYNRENGDSNGNKEVRMTDSGRTVYGGGGITPDVKLPSQKSNRFQETLLQHYVFFNFAKHYLINRHIQKDFQVDEQVMNEFRKFLDEQKVPFTEAELLENNDWVRTNIKSELFISEFGQQEGLRVRAEGDPHVLKALELMPQAKALAENAKKIIAEKAQARATANNQ
- the tatB gene encoding Sec-independent protein translocase protein TatB, with amino-acid sequence MNLGFSEMIFIFFVALLVFGPKRLPEIGRQIGEALTQFKRASNEFKSQLEDEIRNMESEEARKKIAPPDPPEPKPIALETIPRDSPAYDAPHPAAAPSNGSGESMTAPSAEPEERHGA